In the genome of Solibacillus silvestris, one region contains:
- a CDS encoding dihydropyrimidinase: protein MKKIITGGTIVTAADTFKGDVLIEDGIITQIAAKIEDAEAEIIDATGKLLFPGGIDPHTHLDMPFNNTVTDDDWQSGTIAAAYGGTTTIIDFCISAGSPTLMDAIDTWHGKAQDKAVIDYGFHLMIGDLNEQRLQELPEALERGGISSIKVFLAYAKEFQATDRTLFQAFKVGKKLGATVMVHCENGSVIDELVEEAKANGQTEPIYHALTRPPEVEGEATKRAIELANLAGAQLYVVHVTCKEAVDEIISARNKGYNVLGETCPPYLVLDQTALEKPNFEGAKYVWSPPLRPVEHQEVLWNALKAKQLQTIGSDQCSFSFNGKKTLGKDDFSKIPNGGPFIEDRFSVLYSEGVAKGRITENEFVDMISTQSAKIFGLFPKKGTIAVGSDADIVLFDPTVKRTISAETHHMNVDYNAFEGLEVTGEPTSVLVRGEYVIQDKKFVGQLGSGKYIRREVKGSTKVTS from the coding sequence ATGAAAAAGATTATTACTGGGGGAACAATTGTTACTGCTGCGGATACGTTTAAAGGGGATGTGCTGATTGAGGACGGGATCATCACTCAAATTGCAGCAAAAATAGAAGATGCGGAAGCAGAAATTATTGATGCAACAGGAAAGCTTTTATTCCCGGGTGGTATTGACCCTCATACCCATCTTGATATGCCGTTCAACAATACGGTAACTGATGATGACTGGCAATCAGGAACGATTGCTGCAGCATACGGAGGAACAACGACGATTATCGATTTCTGTATTAGTGCAGGCTCGCCAACATTGATGGATGCGATTGATACGTGGCATGGCAAGGCACAAGATAAGGCCGTAATCGACTATGGCTTCCACTTAATGATCGGTGATTTGAATGAGCAGCGGCTGCAGGAATTACCGGAAGCATTGGAGAGAGGCGGGATCAGCTCGATCAAAGTGTTCCTTGCTTATGCGAAGGAGTTCCAGGCGACGGATCGTACGTTATTCCAGGCATTTAAAGTCGGGAAGAAGCTGGGCGCAACGGTGATGGTTCATTGTGAGAACGGATCGGTTATCGATGAGCTAGTAGAAGAAGCGAAAGCGAATGGCCAGACGGAGCCGATTTATCATGCGCTTACTCGTCCGCCTGAAGTAGAAGGGGAAGCGACGAAACGTGCGATTGAACTGGCGAACTTAGCGGGAGCGCAATTATATGTCGTGCATGTAACGTGTAAAGAAGCGGTCGATGAAATCATTTCGGCACGTAATAAAGGCTACAACGTGTTAGGGGAAACTTGTCCGCCGTATTTAGTGCTTGACCAGACGGCATTGGAAAAGCCGAATTTTGAAGGCGCGAAATATGTATGGTCACCACCGTTACGTCCGGTAGAGCATCAGGAAGTATTGTGGAATGCACTGAAAGCGAAACAGCTGCAAACGATTGGCTCAGACCAATGTTCATTCAGCTTCAACGGCAAGAAAACATTAGGGAAAGATGACTTCTCGAAAATCCCGAATGGCGGGCCGTTTATCGAAGACCGTTTCTCTGTACTGTATTCGGAAGGTGTTGCGAAAGGCCGTATTACAGAAAATGAGTTTGTTGATATGATTTCAACGCAGTCTGCGAAAATTTTTGGGCTATTCCCTAAAAAAGGAACGATCGCGGTCGGTTCGGATGCGGATATCGTATTATTCGATCCAACAGTAAAACGTACAATCTCAGCAGAAACGCATCATATGAATGTGGACTACAACGCATTTGAAGGGCTTGAAGTGACGGGCGAGCCGACAAGTGTGCTTGTGCGCGGTGAATATGTCATTCAAGATAAAAAATTCGTCGGACAGCTTGGAAGCGGCAAGTATATCCGTCGTGAAGTCAAAGGTTCCACTAAAGTAACTTCATAA
- a CDS encoding methylmalonate-semialdehyde dehydrogenase (acylating), with amino-acid sequence MTEAVSVKKLTHFINGELVEGKSNNYSKVYNPTTGEVIAEVPIATAEETREAIAAAKAAFPAWRDLSVAKRAEVLMRFRFLLTENMEQLLDIICTESGKTLEDARGEVTRALESVDLAIGAPHLVKGEYSVNVGGQINAYSAKYPLGVVAAISPFNFPIMVPLAQTSMAVAVGNAVILKASEKVPMTSLFVSELWKKAGLPDGIWTVVNGSKDAVNELLENPTVQAISFVGSTPVAKYIYETGSKYGKRVTALGGGKNNMVVMPDADLEQVANAFIGAAYGAASQRCMAISTIMPVGEETADRLVAILKEKISSLKVGSYKEEGTDFGPVISKESKENILKAIDLAERQGATVVVDGRELDIVKNAEGFFVGPTLLDNITKEMEIFDEEVFGPARNVVRVNSLSEAIDFINGQDLANGVTIFTNDGAAARKFTTEIDVGMVGVNVPIPIPVGYHNFAGFKGSRFGEGHMFGPDQARFFTKTKTVSERWPDTTETTASTFAFPSNN; translated from the coding sequence ATGACAGAAGCAGTTTCGGTAAAAAAGTTAACACATTTTATCAATGGTGAATTGGTCGAAGGGAAGAGCAACAACTATTCGAAAGTTTATAACCCGACGACAGGCGAAGTAATTGCTGAAGTTCCGATTGCGACAGCTGAAGAAACACGTGAAGCCATTGCAGCAGCAAAAGCGGCTTTTCCGGCATGGCGTGATCTGTCTGTTGCGAAGCGTGCGGAAGTGTTGATGCGTTTCCGATTTTTACTGACAGAAAATATGGAGCAGCTGTTGGATATTATTTGTACGGAGAGCGGGAAAACGTTGGAGGACGCGCGCGGTGAAGTGACACGTGCACTGGAATCGGTTGACTTGGCAATCGGTGCGCCTCATCTTGTGAAAGGGGAATATTCGGTAAATGTAGGTGGTCAAATTAATGCCTACTCTGCGAAGTACCCTTTAGGTGTTGTAGCGGCTATCTCGCCATTCAATTTCCCAATTATGGTGCCGTTAGCGCAAACATCGATGGCAGTCGCTGTAGGGAACGCGGTTATTTTAAAAGCATCCGAAAAGGTGCCGATGACTTCGCTGTTTGTCAGTGAGTTATGGAAAAAGGCAGGATTGCCGGACGGGATCTGGACAGTGGTAAACGGCAGTAAAGATGCGGTTAATGAGCTGCTGGAAAATCCGACTGTTCAAGCGATTTCATTTGTCGGTTCGACACCTGTTGCGAAATATATTTACGAAACGGGTTCGAAATACGGTAAGCGCGTTACGGCATTAGGCGGCGGGAAAAATAATATGGTTGTTATGCCGGACGCTGATTTAGAGCAAGTGGCGAACGCGTTTATCGGTGCTGCATATGGCGCGGCTTCCCAACGTTGTATGGCGATTTCTACAATTATGCCGGTTGGCGAAGAAACGGCTGATCGACTTGTGGCGATTTTGAAAGAGAAAATCAGCAGCTTAAAAGTGGGCAGCTATAAAGAAGAAGGCACGGATTTTGGTCCGGTCATTTCAAAAGAGTCGAAAGAGAATATTTTAAAAGCGATCGATTTAGCGGAACGTCAAGGGGCGACGGTTGTAGTCGACGGCCGTGAACTGGATATCGTGAAAAACGCGGAAGGCTTCTTCGTTGGTCCGACATTACTGGATAATATTACGAAGGAGATGGAGATTTTCGATGAGGAAGTTTTCGGTCCGGCTCGTAATGTTGTGCGTGTAAACTCGCTTTCGGAGGCCATTGATTTCATTAACGGTCAGGACTTGGCGAACGGGGTTACGATCTTCACAAATGATGGGGCGGCAGCGCGCAAGTTTACAACGGAGATTGATGTAGGTATGGTAGGCGTCAATGTGCCGATTCCAATCCCTGTTGGCTATCATAACTTTGCCGGCTTTAAAGGTTCGCGCTTTGGTGAAGGGCATATGTTTGGTCCGGATCAGGCCCGATTCTTTACAAAAACGAAAACGGTATCGGAACGCTGGCCAGACACAACAGAAACGACAGCATCGACATTCGCTTTCCCTAGCAACAACTAA
- a CDS encoding dihydropyrimidine dehydrogenase gives MSNSLAKNFEEIFGGLTTYAATVEANRCLYCYDPPCVKACPTSINIPSFIKKIASNNMKGSARVIMESNPVGASCARVCPTIELCEGACVLNSEEKPIQIGHLQRYATDWLRESNVNLFTPQPANGKKVAIIGSGPAGLSAARELALLGYGVTIYEADEKAGGLNYYGIVSFRLPQDVVEWEVQQVQNLGVEIKTSTKIGEDVLVDELLANYDRIIVAVGMGKVPMLGVEGENLDGVYDAIDFVKESKSSFTDRVLGKKVLVIGAGNTAIDAATCSVRLGAEQVQIVYRRTSNEMTAYDFEFDFAKQDGVEFRWLTLPKRIIGDDNGKVIGMECIKMKLTDIENGKGTLMEIPGSEFVIEADAVIRAIGQTKQYELIEHLGLANTRGVIDVDHNSLKTSNPKIYACGDAIYGNGYGEATVVSAAQQGKDSAYAIHYELNANSEIA, from the coding sequence ATGAGCAATAGTTTAGCGAAAAACTTTGAAGAAATATTTGGTGGCTTAACAACATACGCGGCAACTGTTGAAGCGAATCGTTGTTTGTATTGCTACGATCCACCTTGTGTGAAGGCATGTCCAACGAGCATTAATATTCCGAGCTTTATTAAGAAGATTGCTTCGAATAATATGAAAGGTTCAGCTCGTGTCATTATGGAGTCAAATCCCGTAGGCGCAAGTTGTGCACGTGTTTGTCCAACAATCGAGCTTTGTGAGGGGGCTTGTGTGTTGAACAGTGAGGAAAAGCCGATTCAAATTGGTCATCTACAGCGCTATGCAACGGATTGGCTGCGCGAGTCGAATGTCAATCTGTTTACACCACAACCGGCAAACGGCAAGAAAGTCGCGATTATCGGAAGCGGGCCGGCAGGGTTATCTGCTGCTCGTGAACTGGCATTGCTTGGGTACGGTGTGACGATTTACGAAGCAGATGAAAAAGCGGGCGGCCTGAATTATTACGGTATCGTTTCATTCCGCTTACCGCAGGATGTTGTGGAGTGGGAAGTGCAGCAAGTACAAAACCTCGGCGTTGAAATTAAAACGAGTACGAAAATCGGCGAAGATGTACTGGTAGATGAACTGCTTGCAAATTATGACCGCATCATTGTGGCGGTTGGTATGGGCAAAGTACCGATGCTTGGCGTTGAGGGCGAAAACTTGGACGGCGTGTATGATGCGATTGATTTTGTGAAGGAATCAAAATCTTCATTCACTGATCGAGTGTTAGGCAAAAAAGTGCTAGTTATCGGTGCCGGTAATACGGCGATTGATGCAGCGACATGTTCTGTAAGATTGGGTGCTGAGCAAGTACAAATCGTTTACCGTCGTACATCAAACGAAATGACGGCGTACGATTTTGAGTTTGATTTTGCGAAGCAGGACGGTGTTGAGTTCAGGTGGCTGACATTACCGAAGCGCATTATTGGCGACGATAATGGGAAAGTGATCGGAATGGAATGCATCAAAATGAAACTGACGGACATCGAAAATGGAAAAGGGACATTAATGGAGATTCCTGGTTCTGAATTTGTCATTGAGGCGGATGCGGTTATTCGGGCGATCGGTCAAACAAAACAGTATGAGCTGATTGAGCATTTAGGGTTGGCAAATACACGTGGTGTGATTGATGTAGATCATAATAGCCTGAAGACATCGAATCCGAAAATTTACGCTTGCGGTGATGCGATTTACGGCAACGGGTACGGTGAGGCGACTGTTGTATCAGCGGCGCAGCAAGGCAAAGATTCGGCTTACGCGATTCATTATGAACTAAACGCAAATTCAGAAATTGCATAG
- a CDS encoding dihydropyrimidine dehydrogenase subunit B (NADH-dependent; catalyzes the conversion of pyrimidines to 5,6-dihydro compounds in pyrimidine degradation): MADLRIDFAGIKSPNPFWLASAPPTNSGYQVQRAFEAGWGGAVWKTLGDPILNVSSRFAAVSFNGQKVAGFNNIELITDRPLEVNLKEIYETKKRFPNHTIIASLMVEPKAEKWHEIVKRVQDVGVDGFELNFGCPHGMAERGMGAASGQVPELVEKQTYWAKEYAEVPVIVKLTPNITDITVTAEAAVRGGADAISMINTINSLAGVDLNSWNTIPHVGNKGAHGGYCGPAVKPIALNMVGECARSPYINLPISGIGGISNWQDAAEFILMGSTSVQVCTAAMHHGFGIVEDMIDGLNNYLDDKGLASVTDLVGKTVPKYSDWGDLDLNYKVVAEINNDVCINCNKCHIACEDTSHQCIDLYTEDGRPMLKVREEDCVGCNLCSIVCPAEGAITMKELIPTQPPMTWNERQTLIAGFAPSSSSIAR; the protein is encoded by the coding sequence ATGGCAGATTTACGAATAGATTTTGCTGGTATTAAGTCACCGAATCCTTTTTGGTTGGCATCGGCACCACCGACAAACTCCGGCTATCAAGTGCAGCGCGCATTTGAAGCGGGTTGGGGCGGCGCTGTGTGGAAAACGTTGGGGGATCCTATTTTAAACGTTTCTTCACGTTTTGCTGCTGTCAGTTTTAATGGGCAAAAGGTGGCGGGTTTCAACAATATTGAGCTCATCACTGACCGACCGCTCGAAGTGAACTTAAAGGAAATTTATGAAACGAAAAAACGGTTCCCGAATCATACGATCATCGCATCGTTAATGGTGGAGCCGAAAGCAGAAAAATGGCATGAAATTGTAAAAAGAGTACAGGATGTTGGGGTAGATGGCTTCGAATTAAACTTCGGCTGCCCACATGGTATGGCGGAACGTGGCATGGGAGCCGCTTCGGGTCAAGTGCCTGAACTGGTGGAAAAGCAGACCTATTGGGCGAAAGAATATGCTGAAGTACCGGTCATCGTCAAATTGACACCGAATATTACGGATATTACTGTAACGGCGGAAGCGGCAGTGCGCGGCGGTGCTGATGCGATTAGTATGATCAACACGATCAATAGTTTGGCTGGTGTTGATTTGAACTCTTGGAACACGATTCCGCATGTTGGCAATAAAGGGGCGCACGGCGGTTATTGCGGACCGGCCGTTAAGCCAATTGCTCTGAACATGGTTGGTGAATGTGCAAGAAGTCCGTATATCAATTTACCGATTTCCGGAATTGGCGGTATTTCGAACTGGCAGGACGCTGCTGAGTTCATCTTAATGGGTTCGACGAGTGTGCAAGTTTGTACAGCGGCAATGCATCATGGCTTTGGCATTGTTGAAGATATGATTGATGGTTTAAACAACTATTTAGACGATAAAGGCTTAGCATCGGTCACGGATCTTGTTGGGAAAACAGTACCGAAATATTCGGATTGGGGAGATTTGGACTTAAATTATAAAGTTGTTGCAGAGATTAATAATGATGTTTGCATTAACTGTAATAAGTGCCATATTGCCTGTGAAGATACGTCCCATCAATGTATCGATCTGTATACAGAAGATGGCCGTCCGATGCTGAAAGTGCGTGAGGAAGACTGCGTTGGCTGTAACTTATGTTCCATTGTTTGTCCGGCTGAAGGTGCGATTACGATGAAGGAACTTATTCCGACACAGCCGCCGATGACATGGAATGAAAGACAGACATTAATTGCAGGTTTTGCTCCAAGCAGTTCAAGTATTGCGAGGTAG
- a CDS encoding nitrate reductase, protein MSDRKSTSSNYLKSPDLLPVTYENRSISMMGFGVIWVGMAIVLAAFAIGAGGIVNLSMPMLILATLVGSILIGIFMVVIGDIGVEHGLSFPVYMRAPFGTIGTHFPSFARAFTASCWFGINTYFGALAINGILNIMFGFDNWFICFLVFATLQLFNVSLGIKSIERFADFAAPIIIFISIWMYLQLSAEAKEQGKAVWSWVEAPQTGFEQFTAFMVVAMAIMGFWATLAADMPTLSRHFKAPKNERNWFKRNKTQLLGSLVVQPIFNTLMIVIGAVCYMATGSGDPINALQQAAGGFVLVMLLSMIVLAQWSTNTSANVIPAATIFSNIGGPKVPFWIGVVIAGIVGTIVQPWSLFDILNSVLLVVGGILSSIVGILFADYYLLRKRRVNVKDLYEVEGQYRYLKGVNVAGIIAWVLGGLIANIWPSFSSLVGFFVGAAIYYVLAKYWWFKKYPQAEIVNPSDDEYLGITAGRSWEIDAVPEPIGVQQTASTD, encoded by the coding sequence ATGTCAGACAGAAAAAGCACAAGTAGTAACTATTTAAAATCACCAGACTTACTTCCTGTCACATATGAGAATCGCAGTATTAGTATGATGGGCTTTGGCGTCATCTGGGTAGGGATGGCCATCGTACTCGCCGCATTTGCGATCGGTGCAGGAGGAATTGTTAATTTAAGTATGCCGATGCTCATCCTGGCGACACTGGTTGGCTCGATTCTGATCGGGATTTTCATGGTCGTCATCGGGGATATCGGTGTTGAACACGGATTATCGTTTCCTGTTTATATGCGTGCCCCATTCGGAACGATCGGTACGCACTTCCCGTCATTTGCCCGTGCGTTTACAGCGTCGTGCTGGTTCGGGATTAACACGTATTTCGGGGCATTGGCGATCAACGGCATTCTGAATATTATGTTCGGCTTTGACAACTGGTTTATTTGCTTCCTTGTATTTGCGACATTGCAGTTGTTCAATGTGTCTTTAGGGATTAAATCGATTGAACGTTTCGCGGATTTCGCTGCACCGATTATTATCTTTATTTCTATTTGGATGTATTTGCAATTATCTGCTGAAGCGAAAGAGCAAGGGAAAGCAGTATGGTCTTGGGTGGAAGCACCGCAAACCGGTTTTGAACAGTTTACGGCATTCATGGTTGTCGCAATGGCGATTATGGGCTTCTGGGCTACATTGGCTGCGGATATGCCGACACTTTCCCGTCACTTCAAAGCACCGAAAAATGAGCGTAACTGGTTCAAACGAAATAAGACACAGTTACTAGGTTCCCTTGTCGTTCAGCCAATTTTCAATACACTGATGATCGTCATTGGTGCGGTATGTTATATGGCGACTGGTTCAGGTGATCCGATCAACGCACTTCAGCAAGCGGCGGGCGGTTTTGTCCTGGTGATGCTGTTATCGATGATCGTACTGGCACAGTGGTCGACAAATACGTCCGCGAACGTTATTCCGGCCGCGACGATTTTCTCGAATATCGGCGGACCGAAAGTACCGTTCTGGATAGGTGTAGTCATTGCCGGTATTGTCGGGACGATTGTGCAGCCTTGGAGTTTGTTCGATATTTTAAATAGCGTTCTGCTCGTTGTCGGCGGAATCCTTTCTTCCATTGTCGGTATTTTATTCGCTGACTATTACTTGCTCCGTAAGCGACGAGTAAATGTAAAGGACCTTTATGAGGTGGAAGGGCAATATCGCTATTTGAAAGGTGTCAATGTAGCGGGTATTATTGCTTGGGTGCTTGGCGGTCTGATCGCGAATATTTGGCCTTCATTTTCTTCGCTTGTCGGCTTCTTTGTAGGGGCGGCAATCTATTATGTGCTGGCGAAATACTGGTGGTTCAAAAAGTATCCGCAAGCTGAAATCGTGAATCCGAGCGATGATGAATATTTAGGTATTACAGCAGGACGCAGCTGGGAAATTGACGCTGTTCCAGAACCGATTGGTGTTCAACAAACAGCTTCCACAGATTAA
- a CDS encoding aminotransferase → MSQYVEYNWKANDEKHVWHSMKPYNPEATFIVERAEGAWLTDIDGNKYLDAMAGLWCTNIGYGRKEIADTAYEQMLKNSYTPLTNGHTPAILLSQKISELLGDEYVVFYSNSGSEANEVAFKVARQYHQQKGDTTRYKIISRYRAYHGSSMGALAATGQAQRKYKYEPLAPGFLHVAPPDQYRNPEQAENGDATTLPSVKNIDQVMTWEMSETIAAVIMEPIITGGGVIVPNEDYLKGVKEVCEKHGALLIVDEVICGFGRTGTAFGFQNYGIKPDIVTMAKGLTSAYMPLSATAIRREIYEQFVANGDYEFFRHINTFGGSPVACAVALKNIEIMERENLFEQSVVLGESLKRTLQENLNNHPFVGDIRGKGLLIGIELVENKETKAPLDVERVNAVIGYCKKKGVIIGKNGVTVANFNNILTLSPPLSISVEEKDLIANTVIEAVNSIK, encoded by the coding sequence ATGAGCCAATATGTAGAGTATAACTGGAAAGCAAATGACGAAAAACATGTATGGCACTCGATGAAGCCGTATAACCCGGAAGCAACATTTATTGTTGAACGAGCGGAAGGGGCTTGGCTGACAGACATCGATGGCAATAAATATTTGGATGCAATGGCAGGGCTTTGGTGTACGAATATTGGTTATGGTCGTAAGGAAATTGCCGACACAGCTTACGAGCAAATGCTTAAAAATTCTTATACACCGCTGACGAATGGGCACACGCCGGCAATTTTACTGAGCCAGAAGATCAGTGAGCTGCTTGGGGACGAATATGTTGTCTTCTATTCAAACAGCGGATCGGAAGCAAATGAAGTCGCATTTAAAGTGGCAAGACAATATCATCAGCAAAAAGGTGATACGACCCGTTATAAAATCATTTCCCGCTACCGTGCTTATCATGGGAGTTCAATGGGCGCTTTAGCAGCAACAGGCCAAGCGCAACGCAAATATAAATACGAGCCGCTTGCACCTGGCTTTTTACATGTGGCACCACCTGATCAATACCGGAATCCGGAACAAGCGGAAAACGGCGATGCTACAACATTGCCTAGTGTGAAAAACATTGATCAAGTAATGACGTGGGAAATGTCCGAAACGATCGCCGCGGTTATTATGGAGCCGATCATTACAGGTGGCGGTGTCATCGTGCCGAACGAAGATTACTTGAAAGGCGTAAAAGAGGTGTGCGAGAAACATGGTGCGCTGTTAATCGTTGACGAAGTAATCTGTGGCTTCGGACGTACAGGTACGGCGTTCGGCTTCCAGAACTATGGCATTAAGCCGGATATTGTGACGATGGCAAAAGGGTTAACAAGTGCCTACATGCCATTATCAGCAACTGCAATCCGCCGTGAAATTTACGAGCAGTTTGTCGCGAACGGGGACTATGAGTTTTTCCGTCATATTAATACATTTGGCGGTTCACCGGTCGCATGTGCTGTCGCATTGAAAAACATTGAAATTATGGAGCGCGAAAATTTATTTGAGCAATCCGTCGTCCTTGGCGAATCGCTTAAGCGCACATTGCAAGAAAATTTAAATAATCATCCATTCGTAGGCGATATTCGAGGAAAAGGATTATTGATCGGTATTGAGCTTGTGGAAAATAAAGAAACGAAGGCACCGCTTGATGTTGAGCGCGTGAATGCAGTGATTGGCTACTGTAAGAAAAAGGGCGTCATTATCGGGAAAAACGGTGTAACGGTCGCGAACTTCAACAATATATTAACGCTGTCACCACCGCTTTCAATTTCAGTGGAAGAAAAGGACCTGATTGCCAATACAGTGATTGAAGCAGTAAACAGTATTAAATAA